Proteins encoded together in one Falco biarmicus isolate bFalBia1 chromosome 4, bFalBia1.pri, whole genome shotgun sequence window:
- the LOC130148231 gene encoding heat shock transcription factor, X-linked-like, with protein MERELSAQVTPSLPAPEELGQWADTTCAGPPGQGESAPRDAAMQVVGEERHVQPGGDGHDTKQVPPASSKSVGQGSGLLSLRFPQKLWMIVESDQFRSIWWSKGGKYVAINEKLFKEEVLGGGGPLQVYTRQSMKSFLRQMNYHGFVKMQGDGERSASLPEFLAEEAAAAAHSKVLYYYNPLFNRGHPHLLEKCRRRDGLKRKALEMYEGQPCRRPGGQPAGDMPASTKRWAEAPPSLGATRPSPPAAAPALPEPAGAAGSKNFSPVAPSSPPPLSALPASPAPLCRQSPPVPHCPTCTCHLRTADAGHAVRL; from the exons ATGGAGCGGGAGCTGTCTGCTCAAGTAACaccatccctgcctgctccggaggagctggggcagtgggCAGACACGACTTGTGCTGGCCCTCCAGGACAGGGGGAAAGTGCCCCCCGGGACGCTGCCATGCAAGTGGTAGGGGAGGAGCGGCACGTCCAACCGGGGGGTGACGGACATGACACCAAACAAGTCCCTCCTGCTTCCAGCAAGAGCGTGGGCCAAGGCAGTGGGCTCCTGTCGCTCCGCTTTCCACAGAAGCTTTGGATGATAGTGGAAAGCGACCAGTTTCGGTCCATTTGGTGGAGCAAGGGAGGAAAATACGTGGCCATCAACGAGAAGCTCTTCAAAGAGGAGGTGCTGGGCGGGGGAGGACCTCTGCAGGTTTACACCAGGCAGAGCATGAAGAGCTTCCTTCGCCAGATGAACTACCACGGATTCGTCAAAATGCAAGGGGATGGCGAAAGATCTGCCTCCCTGCCTGAGTTCCTggcagaagaagcagcagctgctgctcacagcaag GTACTCTACTACTATAACCCCCTCTTTAACAGAGGGCATCCCCACCTGCTGGAAAAGTGCCGGAGGAGGGATGGCCTCAAGCGGAAAGCCCTGGAGATGTATGaggggcagccctgcagaagacCAGGTGGCCAGCCTGCAGGGGACATGCCAGCGTCCACCAAGCGATGGGCTGAAGCACCTCCCAGCCTCGGTGCCACCCGTCCATCTCCACCGGCAGCTGCTCCCGCACTTCCAGAGCCGGCGGGAGCAGCGGGCAGCAAGAACTTCAGCCCTGtggccccctcctccccaccaccactctcagctctgccagcgTCCCCAGCACCACTCTGCAGACAAAGCCCTCCAGTCCCCCACTGCCCCACCTGCACCTGCCACCTCAGGACTGCAGATGCAGGTCATGCCGTCAGACTCTAG